The following proteins are encoded in a genomic region of Ornithinibacillus sp. 4-3:
- a CDS encoding glycerophosphodiester phosphodiesterase, giving the protein MTSEIFAHRGASHEAPENTQAAFDLAAKSGAIGIETDVHLTKDGVPVIIHDDTVDRTTDGKGFIKSFTMDELKQLDAGSWFGPQFTGMRLLSLDEFLQWFQTTPMKLNIELKNRRVFYENIEEIVYHCLQQFNLLDRAAVSTFNLESAKHLATFKGLESGYLTSKKQNNLIEKIAPMNIDALHIHYRLLNKKIVNEAKAANIKIRVYTVNDTRKIKRCFDYGCDGIFTDNPAHAVSLQKKWQKTN; this is encoded by the coding sequence ATGACATCTGAGATATTTGCCCACCGTGGCGCTAGTCATGAAGCACCTGAAAATACACAAGCCGCTTTTGATTTAGCTGCAAAATCTGGTGCAATAGGAATCGAAACAGATGTGCATCTAACAAAGGATGGCGTTCCAGTAATTATCCATGATGATACCGTAGATCGTACAACAGATGGTAAGGGATTTATTAAGAGCTTTACAATGGATGAATTAAAACAATTAGATGCTGGGTCATGGTTTGGCCCACAATTTACTGGTATGCGTCTTCTATCCTTAGATGAATTTTTACAATGGTTTCAAACAACACCTATGAAGCTAAATATCGAACTAAAAAATCGTCGAGTTTTCTATGAAAATATAGAGGAAATTGTATATCATTGTTTACAACAATTTAATCTCTTAGATCGTGCTGCTGTTTCAACCTTTAATTTAGAAAGCGCTAAACATCTTGCTACCTTTAAAGGCTTAGAATCCGGGTATCTAACATCTAAGAAGCAAAATAATTTAATTGAGAAAATAGCTCCCATGAATATAGACGCATTACATATTCATTATCGTTTATTAAATAAAAAAATAGTAAATGAGGCAAAAGCAGCAAATATTAAAATTAGAGTTTATACTGTTAATGATACAAGAAAAATCAAAAGATGTTTTGATTACGGTTGTGACGGTATTTTCACAGATAATCCCGCGCATGCAGTAAGCTTACAAAAGAAATGGCAGAAAACTAACTAA
- a CDS encoding aldo/keto reductase has translation MKYNRLGKTDMHVSELALGCMSLGKDITHARDIVQHAVKSGINFLDTADLYDFGLNEEMIGSIIKENRKDIILSTKVGNHFDTKSKDWYWDPSPAYIEEAVKDSLRRLQTDYIDLYMLHGGTIEDPIDEVIAAFEKLKKEGIIRAYGISSIRPNVIRQFVEKSTIDAVMMQYSLLDRRAEEEMLELLIANQISVLARGTIAKGLLSNQAAELIKKKASNGYLDYQFDELIEIHEKIISNPELAQPLLALSQQYALKHKAITSLVLGISSTKQLLEALEHYNNANLTDEAYQFLQAITKANKYLDHR, from the coding sequence ATGAAATATAATCGTCTTGGCAAAACAGATATGCATGTTTCAGAATTAGCCTTAGGCTGTATGTCATTAGGAAAAGATATAACGCATGCTCGTGATATCGTACAGCATGCAGTAAAATCCGGAATTAACTTTTTAGATACAGCAGATTTATATGATTTTGGATTAAATGAGGAAATGATTGGTTCCATCATTAAAGAAAATCGTAAGGACATCATCCTATCTACCAAAGTTGGAAACCATTTTGATACAAAATCCAAGGATTGGTATTGGGATCCTTCACCTGCTTACATAGAGGAAGCTGTAAAGGATAGTTTAAGACGTTTACAAACAGATTATATTGACTTATATATGCTCCATGGTGGAACGATAGAGGATCCAATTGATGAAGTAATAGCAGCATTCGAAAAACTAAAAAAAGAAGGCATCATTAGAGCTTATGGAATTTCCTCTATTCGCCCAAATGTCATTCGGCAATTTGTTGAGAAATCAACAATTGATGCTGTAATGATGCAATATAGCTTGCTTGATCGTAGAGCAGAGGAAGAAATGTTGGAGTTATTGATAGCAAACCAAATTAGTGTACTTGCTCGAGGAACAATAGCCAAAGGGCTGCTGTCTAATCAAGCAGCTGAACTGATTAAGAAAAAGGCTAGCAATGGTTATTTGGATTATCAATTTGATGAATTAATAGAAATACATGAGAAAATCATATCTAATCCAGAGCTTGCTCAACCTCTTTTAGCTTTATCACAGCAATATGCCTTAAAACACAAAGCAATAACAAGTCTTGTTTTAGGTATAAGTAGTACAAAGCAATTATTAGAGGCATTAGAGCATTATAATAACGCCAACCTAACGGATGAGGCCTATCAATTTTTACAAGCAATTACGAAAGCAAATAAGTATTTAGATCATCGTTAA